In Psychrobacter immobilis, a single genomic region encodes these proteins:
- a CDS encoding RidA family protein: MTRQTIQTDKAPAAVGTYSQAVKVGNTVYISGQLGFDPDSMELKEGFKAQAEQVFENIKAICEAAGGSLNDVVKFNVSLTDLSDFAVLNEVFVANLSEPYPARAAVQVAALPKGGVVEIESILYIE, encoded by the coding sequence ATGACTCGTCAAACCATTCAAACTGATAAAGCCCCTGCTGCCGTTGGTACTTATTCACAAGCCGTCAAAGTCGGTAACACCGTCTATATTTCAGGACAACTGGGTTTTGACCCTGATTCCATGGAATTAAAAGAAGGTTTTAAAGCACAGGCTGAGCAAGTGTTCGAAAACATCAAAGCCATCTGTGAAGCGGCTGGTGGCAGCTTAAATGATGTGGTTAAATTTAACGTGTCATTAACAGATTTGAGTGATTTTGCTGTTTTAAACGAAGTATTCGTTGCCAATTTGAGCGAGCCATATCCTGCTCGTGCAGCTGTCCAAGTAGCGGCGTTACCTAAAGGCGGTGTGGTCGAGATTGAGTCAATTTTATATATTGAGTAA
- a CDS encoding primosomal protein N' produces the protein MLVQVALPVPLYRVFDYSVPADINTLSSPSLLPIGCRVEVSFGRQTLIGIVVAHIPEANSSVPLNKLKPINKCLDAEPILETSMLKLAHWLARYYHYPLGDVLAVMLPTLVRQGKPLDLLITHWRILPQVSDADFRANAKKQKQQFDMLKLHGERGASEDVLLLEGMERSFLKALEDKGLIERYIQPKQSPAPVKLAKMPLDLNDEQQLAVTAIIAAHEANRYTGFLLNGITGSGKTEVYLQAMQAVLEAGKQVLILVPEIGLTPQTRARFASRFAAHIVLLHSGMNNTHRLQGWQDCRTGHAQIIIGTRSAVLYPFADLGLIVVDEAHDGSYKQQDTLRYHAADVALYRGLQANIPVVLGTATPSLEHLKLVDDGKLVECQLQTRPGNAKLATMQLIDARLQSTHQQTTDDGARYDTGLTDALIGAIRQTLEAGDQVLIFLNRRGYAPVLLCEACGWQADCPRCDAHLTVHYNSQSQHNAYSSSYLKCHHCDWQAYIPTVCPDCGSQNLDAKGMGTTRLSENLHAIFANPQTSKELYPIIQIDRDTTRRKDSWENIYQRINQGNPAILVGTQMVAKGHHFPNVTLVCLPNADRGFLSADFRSPEHTAQLMVQVAGRAGRGDKSGRVLIQTLQPDNELLLKLVKDGYLSFARELLQERKMMGLPPHSHAVLIRCEGKTLATTTQALKDAIAILPNGHNLAVLGPIDAPMSKKNSRYHVQLLLLGKNRQQLHHVLNQWWQPVLALPSAKYLKLTLDIDPVGW, from the coding sequence ATGTTGGTACAAGTTGCTCTACCCGTGCCCCTTTATCGGGTATTTGACTATAGCGTACCAGCAGATATAAACACCTTATCAAGCCCTTCTTTACTCCCTATTGGCTGCCGTGTCGAAGTATCCTTTGGTCGTCAAACTTTAATCGGTATCGTCGTCGCTCATATTCCAGAAGCAAATAGCAGCGTGCCACTTAATAAGCTAAAACCTATCAATAAATGCTTGGATGCTGAGCCTATTTTAGAGACCAGTATGCTAAAGCTGGCACATTGGCTAGCGCGTTATTACCACTACCCGCTTGGTGACGTTTTAGCAGTCATGCTGCCAACTCTCGTTCGTCAAGGTAAGCCGCTGGATTTACTGATTACCCATTGGCGAATTTTGCCACAGGTAAGCGACGCTGACTTTCGTGCCAACGCCAAAAAACAAAAACAACAATTTGATATGCTTAAGCTGCATGGCGAGCGCGGCGCGAGTGAAGATGTTTTATTACTAGAGGGCATGGAGAGGAGTTTTTTAAAGGCGCTCGAAGACAAAGGGTTAATCGAGCGATATATTCAGCCCAAACAATCACCTGCGCCTGTTAAATTAGCTAAAATGCCCCTTGATCTCAATGACGAGCAACAACTCGCCGTTACCGCCATTATTGCGGCTCATGAAGCCAATCGCTACACGGGATTTTTATTAAATGGCATCACTGGTAGTGGCAAGACAGAAGTCTATCTGCAAGCGATGCAAGCCGTATTGGAAGCTGGCAAGCAGGTGTTGATTTTGGTACCAGAGATTGGATTGACACCGCAAACGCGCGCGCGTTTCGCCAGTCGCTTTGCCGCTCACATTGTCTTATTGCATTCTGGCATGAACAATACTCATCGCTTACAAGGCTGGCAAGATTGCCGTACCGGTCATGCTCAAATCATTATTGGGACACGCTCAGCGGTGCTATATCCTTTTGCAGATTTGGGCTTAATTGTCGTGGATGAAGCGCATGATGGCTCTTATAAGCAGCAAGATACCTTGCGATATCATGCCGCTGACGTCGCGCTGTATCGTGGACTACAAGCCAATATCCCTGTCGTATTGGGTACGGCGACGCCATCTCTTGAGCATCTAAAACTGGTCGATGACGGTAAGCTGGTAGAGTGTCAACTGCAAACTCGTCCCGGTAATGCGAAGCTTGCAACCATGCAGCTGATTGATGCGCGCCTGCAAAGTACTCATCAACAAACAACGGACGACGGCGCACGCTATGATACTGGGCTGACTGATGCGCTTATTGGGGCAATACGGCAAACGCTAGAAGCGGGTGATCAAGTATTAATATTTTTAAACCGTCGTGGCTATGCGCCAGTTTTGCTATGCGAAGCTTGCGGTTGGCAGGCAGATTGTCCGCGCTGCGATGCGCATCTAACCGTTCATTATAATAGCCAGTCCCAACACAACGCTTATAGTAGCTCCTATCTAAAATGCCACCACTGCGACTGGCAAGCTTATATTCCGACAGTTTGCCCTGATTGTGGCAGTCAAAATTTGGATGCCAAAGGAATGGGCACAACAAGGCTCAGCGAAAACCTGCATGCAATTTTTGCCAATCCGCAAACCAGCAAAGAGCTATATCCCATTATCCAAATCGATCGCGATACCACCAGACGTAAAGACAGTTGGGAGAATATCTATCAGCGTATCAATCAAGGCAATCCTGCCATCTTGGTTGGCACGCAGATGGTCGCCAAAGGTCATCATTTCCCCAATGTTACGCTTGTCTGCTTACCAAACGCCGATCGTGGTTTCTTGTCCGCCGACTTTCGCTCGCCGGAACATACTGCGCAATTGATGGTTCAGGTCGCAGGACGTGCCGGTCGCGGTGATAAATCTGGTCGTGTACTCATTCAAACGCTGCAACCAGACAATGAATTATTATTGAAACTGGTCAAAGATGGTTATTTGTCTTTTGCTCGCGAGCTATTGCAAGAGCGTAAAATGATGGGTTTACCGCCGCATAGTCATGCTGTCCTGATACGCTGTGAAGGTAAAACCCTTGCTACCACGACCCAAGCCCTTAAAGATGCCATTGCCATTCTGCCAAATGGACATAATCTCGCTGTACTAGGACCTATCGATGCACCAATGAGTAAAAAGAACAGTCGCTACCACGTACAACTGCTACTTTTAGGCAAAAATCGACAACAATTACACCATGTATTAAACCAATGGTGGCAGCCTGTACTTGCCCTTCCAAGCGCCAAATATCTGAAGCTGACTCTGGATATTGACCCTGTTGGCTGGTAA
- a CDS encoding cation diffusion facilitator family transporter, producing MSQNKSNAEQGNHSHQNDNINVNVANHLHKDDESNYTHDNQATHDHDEHLEQTTAPRDTKGYQRTLLFSFIIITGYMFIEAIGGWLTGSLALLSDAGHMLSDAIALGATLIAFKIGEKAATHQKTFGYKRFEILVATVNGATLVIIALMIFYEAIKRFNSPPEIATQGMLIVATIGMLVNILVAWLMHRGSRGEDAHGHSHAGSHKDSHEDTQGKNASKAPVNLNMQSAYLHVLSDLMGSVAAIMAALLMMSFGWVWADAAASVIVAILILFSGYRVVRDSVHILMEGTPEGIFLVDVEKKLLTHPQVQEVHDLHVWSITSGLNALSCHVVVDGEMNIHESSILIENLEQSLLELGIHHATIQVESASHPQTEAHSDALVCDISEQQTEGNNHIGHNH from the coding sequence ATGAGTCAAAATAAATCAAACGCTGAGCAAGGCAACCATTCTCATCAGAATGATAATATTAATGTTAATGTGGCTAACCATCTGCATAAAGACGATGAGAGCAACTACACTCATGACAATCAAGCCACTCACGATCACGATGAACACTTAGAGCAAACAACAGCCCCGCGAGATACCAAGGGCTATCAGCGCACCTTGCTGTTTAGCTTTATCATTATCACAGGCTATATGTTTATTGAAGCCATCGGTGGCTGGCTGACTGGCAGTTTGGCGCTATTATCTGATGCAGGTCACATGCTAAGTGATGCAATCGCACTTGGCGCGACGTTAATAGCATTTAAAATTGGTGAAAAAGCAGCTACTCATCAAAAGACGTTTGGTTATAAACGCTTTGAGATTTTAGTCGCAACAGTCAATGGTGCGACGCTGGTCATTATTGCGCTAATGATTTTTTATGAGGCGATTAAGCGCTTCAATTCACCGCCTGAAATTGCTACCCAAGGCATGCTTATCGTTGCTACTATCGGTATGTTGGTCAATATTTTGGTTGCGTGGCTGATGCATCGAGGCAGTCGCGGCGAAGATGCACATGGTCACAGTCATGCTGGTAGTCATAAAGACAGTCACGAAGACACTCAAGGAAAAAATGCGAGTAAAGCACCGGTCAACCTTAATATGCAAAGTGCTTACCTGCATGTATTGAGTGACTTAATGGGTTCGGTTGCCGCTATCATGGCCGCGCTTTTGATGATGAGCTTCGGCTGGGTTTGGGCGGATGCAGCAGCCTCGGTGATTGTCGCAATACTGATCTTATTTAGTGGTTACCGCGTCGTGCGTGATTCGGTCCATATTTTGATGGAAGGCACGCCAGAAGGCATATTCTTAGTGGATGTCGAAAAAAAACTGCTTACCCATCCGCAAGTACAAGAAGTCCATGATTTGCATGTTTGGAGTATTACCAGTGGTCTAAATGCCTTGTCTTGTCACGTCGTTGTCGATGGCGAGATGAATATTCATGAATCCAGCATATTGATTGAAAATTTAGAACAAAGCTTGCTTGAGCTCGGTATCCATCATGCGACCATTCAGGTAGAAAGCGCATCACATCCGCAGACTGAGGCACATAGCGATGCGCTGGTCTGCGATATCTCAGAACAACAAACAGAGGGTAATAATCATATTGGTCACAATCATTAA
- a CDS encoding monovalent cation:proton antiporter-2 (CPA2) family protein, which yields MFAAATGSPNLMLQATIFLGAALLFVPLGKRFGIATVLGYLITGLILGPSGLDVAGDAESLLHFSEFGVVMLLFIIGLELQPSRLWALRRSIFVLGGLQVGLTGTLLMGLLHQIFGLQLDTAFIVGFGLALSSTAFVLQILTEKQQLSSTHGREAFTILLFQDIAVIPLLAVIPFLSGVREQSYDLIYFGKVFAVFAGLIFASRYVVRPFFKFVASSGASELLTAVALFIVMGVSILMGQIGLSMALGAFLTGVLLADSEYRHELEASIEPFKGLLLGLFFMSVGMLTDVKLILAKPMFIIGCAMALMAIKFGVITAIAKISGNRWPTSIRLGVTLAQGGEFAFVLFSVATAQNVLRPELANTLNLIVTISMALTPLAFLLLEKIGEPLFAKSKPSREYDAIPDHEHQVIIAGFGRVGQIIGRVLRMHNIEFTAIERSANRVDFVRKFGNQVYYGDPKNPEILRAAGIKKARVFILAIDDLERSITTAQYLRKNYPDLIVLARARDRQHYYRLREVGVRHIWRETYLSSLDMSRESLQLLGISPEKARETVQTFRDYDDDLIERQQAIYDDEASMIESAQSAMAELESLFDEDIDKARKMDLTDFYDALKSKATPVDRKDDVATDSNT from the coding sequence ATGTTCGCTGCCGCCACCGGCTCACCAAATTTAATGTTACAAGCTACAATCTTCTTAGGAGCAGCCCTGCTCTTTGTACCCCTTGGTAAACGTTTTGGCATTGCGACGGTCTTAGGTTATCTCATTACAGGATTGATATTGGGGCCCAGTGGTCTAGACGTCGCAGGCGATGCTGAGAGCTTGTTACACTTCTCTGAGTTTGGCGTGGTCATGCTGCTATTCATTATCGGGCTTGAACTGCAACCCTCACGATTATGGGCACTGCGGCGTTCGATATTTGTCCTCGGTGGTTTGCAAGTTGGTCTGACTGGCACATTATTAATGGGGCTGTTACATCAAATTTTTGGCTTACAGCTCGATACTGCTTTTATCGTCGGTTTTGGCCTTGCCTTGTCGTCCACAGCTTTTGTACTACAAATACTGACTGAAAAACAGCAGCTTTCTAGCACCCACGGTCGTGAAGCGTTCACGATTTTATTATTCCAAGATATTGCAGTTATCCCTTTGCTAGCCGTCATTCCTTTCCTATCAGGGGTGCGCGAACAAAGTTATGATTTGATTTATTTTGGCAAAGTTTTTGCGGTTTTTGCTGGACTGATTTTTGCTAGTCGTTATGTCGTTCGTCCCTTCTTTAAGTTTGTAGCCTCTAGTGGTGCATCAGAACTGCTGACCGCCGTTGCGCTATTTATCGTGATGGGTGTGTCTATTTTGATGGGTCAAATTGGTTTATCGATGGCATTGGGTGCTTTTTTGACAGGGGTACTGCTCGCAGATTCTGAGTATCGCCATGAGCTAGAAGCCAGTATTGAGCCGTTTAAAGGGTTGCTACTTGGCTTATTTTTTATGTCGGTCGGTATGCTGACTGATGTCAAACTTATCTTGGCAAAACCTATGTTTATCATTGGCTGTGCAATGGCATTGATGGCTATCAAATTTGGTGTCATTACCGCCATTGCAAAGATATCAGGCAATCGCTGGCCAACCAGTATCAGACTGGGTGTGACGCTCGCTCAAGGTGGTGAATTTGCTTTTGTTTTATTCAGTGTCGCTACTGCTCAAAATGTCTTACGACCTGAGCTTGCCAATACCCTGAACCTTATCGTCACTATCTCCATGGCACTCACACCGCTGGCATTTTTGTTACTTGAGAAAATCGGTGAGCCTTTATTTGCCAAAAGCAAACCCAGCCGCGAATACGATGCCATTCCCGATCATGAACATCAAGTCATTATTGCTGGCTTTGGGCGCGTCGGTCAGATTATCGGTCGTGTACTACGCATGCATAACATCGAATTTACCGCCATCGAACGCTCAGCGAATCGCGTCGATTTCGTTCGTAAATTTGGTAACCAAGTCTATTACGGCGACCCAAAAAACCCTGAGATATTGCGCGCGGCTGGTATTAAAAAAGCCCGTGTGTTTATTTTGGCCATTGATGATTTAGAGCGCTCTATCACCACGGCTCAATACTTACGTAAAAACTATCCAGACTTGATTGTCTTGGCACGGGCACGTGACCGTCAGCATTATTATCGGTTACGTGAGGTCGGTGTGCGTCATATTTGGCGTGAGACTTACCTATCGTCCTTGGATATGTCGCGTGAGTCGCTACAACTGCTTGGCATCTCACCAGAAAAAGCGCGCGAGACGGTGCAAACTTTCCGCGATTACGACGATGACTTGATTGAACGTCAGCAAGCGATCTACGATGATGAAGCCAGCATGATTGAATCCGCACAATCAGCGATGGCAGAGCTAGAAAGCTTGTTTGATGAAGACATTGATAAAGCCCGAAAAATGGACTTAACAGATTTTTATGACGCGCTAAAAAGTAAAGCAACACCCGTTGATAGAAAGGACGATGTTGCAACTGACTCTAACACCTAA
- a CDS encoding pilin, protein MLFIETDSPPPFYQEQLTPAKRTQLDKWFIGHRSQHYYLKRFEQFDAQGYLSPKWHWAAFFVTFPWLLYRKRYMDAIVYSVAGWSFIQLNVALVLVAFEFLAMSFIPDAYQMATRIGIAAIIWLFWSFMVARWTDAYYYRMARREIADAIDDYPHDEAAQKAHLRREGGVSLFGLGLGFGIFAFALMVIKIQFLPIIAKPKANEVLFDAYDIAKTAQNRVALIYQQTGQCPMDLPIDTGTQQIRIDIDKEAAGVVETDCAVIATIQNVQFPIRYLNQQTLVFYHVPDSDSWNCTSSLNKKLAPASCMPD, encoded by the coding sequence ATGCTATTTATCGAGACGGATTCGCCGCCCCCTTTTTATCAAGAACAGCTGACTCCTGCTAAGCGTACACAACTTGATAAATGGTTTATCGGTCACCGTAGCCAGCATTATTATCTGAAACGTTTTGAGCAGTTCGATGCGCAAGGTTATCTGTCGCCAAAATGGCATTGGGCAGCATTTTTTGTGACTTTTCCTTGGCTCCTCTATCGCAAACGCTATATGGATGCGATTGTCTATAGCGTAGCAGGCTGGTCGTTTATTCAGCTCAATGTGGCATTGGTACTGGTTGCGTTTGAATTTTTGGCGATGTCCTTCATCCCTGATGCTTACCAGATGGCGACACGCATAGGCATTGCCGCGATCATTTGGTTATTTTGGTCGTTCATGGTGGCGCGTTGGACGGATGCGTATTATTACCGCATGGCGCGACGTGAGATTGCAGATGCTATCGATGATTATCCGCATGACGAAGCAGCGCAAAAGGCACATCTGCGCCGAGAAGGTGGGGTCAGTTTATTTGGGTTAGGATTGGGGTTTGGTATTTTTGCTTTTGCTTTAATGGTCATTAAGATACAGTTTCTGCCAATTATTGCCAAGCCAAAAGCCAATGAAGTGCTGTTCGATGCGTATGATATAGCCAAAACGGCACAAAATCGTGTGGCACTGATTTATCAACAGACAGGGCAATGTCCAATGGATTTGCCTATCGATACAGGCACTCAGCAGATACGAATTGATATCGATAAAGAGGCCGCTGGCGTAGTAGAAACGGATTGTGCAGTCATTGCGACCATACAAAATGTTCAGTTCCCTATCCGCTATCTAAATCAGCAGACACTGGTTTTTTACCATGTGCCAGACAGCGATAGTTGGAACTGTACAAGTTCACTAAATAAGAAACTGGCACCAGCAAGCTGTATGCCCGATTAG
- the trmB gene encoding tRNA (guanosine(46)-N7)-methyltransferase TrmB has protein sequence MSPHPDINDHIDSTSTTDEQKVLSTNTESNTNTDIEARISNESEPEESKHLRIVNTFMKRRTHMNKNAELALTAPEFSEYLVNNSFGDGNLDGIDNLRTLFADSPNGSEAPLTLEIGFGLGDSFIEMAAAEPSRNFVGVEVHEPGIGKCAYMAGTQNLNNVKIINGDAIQLLKQLPENHIDRIQLYFPDPWQKKRHHKRRFVSPERMAIVTRSLKQGGWFHTATDWEHYAFWMVEVLDGFTGLTNQAGAGNFTDRPDFRPMTKFERRGINSGHGVWDLIYIKD, from the coding sequence ATGAGTCCACATCCTGATATTAATGATCACATCGATAGTACGAGTACTACTGATGAGCAAAAAGTCCTCAGTACTAACACCGAAAGCAATACTAATACTGACATTGAAGCCCGTATTAGTAATGAGAGTGAGCCTGAAGAAAGCAAACATCTACGTATCGTCAATACTTTTATGAAACGACGTACGCACATGAATAAAAATGCCGAACTGGCACTAACCGCGCCAGAATTTTCTGAGTACCTGGTCAATAACAGTTTCGGTGATGGCAATCTTGATGGTATTGACAATCTACGAACGCTATTCGCTGATAGCCCTAACGGTAGTGAAGCACCGCTTACTTTAGAGATCGGTTTTGGACTGGGTGATTCGTTCATTGAGATGGCGGCAGCAGAACCTAGCCGCAATTTCGTTGGTGTCGAAGTGCACGAGCCAGGCATCGGTAAATGCGCCTATATGGCAGGTACGCAAAATTTAAATAACGTCAAAATCATTAACGGTGACGCTATTCAACTGCTCAAGCAACTACCAGAAAACCATATTGATCGTATCCAGCTTTACTTCCCTGACCCATGGCAAAAAAAGCGCCATCACAAGCGCCGCTTCGTCAGCCCTGAACGTATGGCGATTGTGACTCGTAGTCTAAAGCAAGGCGGCTGGTTCCATACCGCAACCGACTGGGAGCATTATGCCTTTTGGATGGTTGAAGTTTTAGACGGTTTTACTGGTTTAACCAATCAAGCAGGCGCAGGTAACTTCACCGACCGCCCTGACTTTCGTCCAATGACCAAATTTGAGCGCCGCGGTATAAATAGTGGACATGGCGTTTGGGATTTAATCTATATCAAAGATTAG
- the recA gene encoding recombinase RecA, with amino-acid sequence MDDNKAKALKAALGQIEKQFGKNTIMHLGDDSAIMDVDVVSTGSLGLDIALGIGGLPKGRIVEIYGPESSGKTTMTLQAIAECQKQGGTCAFIDAEHALDPVYARKLGVNTDELLLSQPDNGEQALEITDMLVRSGAIDMIVIDSVAALTPRAEIEGEMGDSHMGLQARLMSQALRKITGNAKRSNCMVVFINQIRMKIGVMFGSPETTTGGNALKFYASVRMDIRRIGAVKNGDEIIGNQTRVKVIKNKMAPPFRQAEFEITYGEGTNHLAEVIDLGVEIGAVGKAGSWYSYGDEKIGQGKANSVLFLKENPAIAQEIEAKIREEKLGSKKETKAEDKANEALVSDPVQ; translated from the coding sequence ATGGACGACAATAAAGCCAAAGCCCTTAAAGCAGCACTCGGTCAAATCGAAAAGCAGTTTGGTAAGAATACCATCATGCATTTAGGTGACGACTCAGCTATTATGGATGTCGATGTAGTATCAACAGGTTCGTTGGGTCTGGACATTGCACTTGGCATTGGTGGTCTACCAAAAGGCCGTATCGTAGAGATTTATGGCCCAGAAAGCTCAGGTAAAACGACCATGACGCTACAGGCAATTGCAGAATGTCAAAAACAAGGCGGCACCTGCGCCTTTATCGATGCTGAGCATGCGCTTGACCCTGTTTATGCGCGTAAGCTTGGCGTGAATACTGATGAGCTATTGCTGTCTCAGCCTGATAATGGTGAGCAAGCACTTGAAATTACCGACATGTTGGTGCGCTCTGGTGCTATCGATATGATCGTCATTGACTCAGTTGCTGCCTTGACGCCGCGCGCAGAAATTGAAGGCGAGATGGGCGACTCACATATGGGTTTGCAAGCGCGTCTTATGAGCCAAGCCCTACGTAAAATCACAGGTAACGCCAAACGCTCCAATTGTATGGTGGTATTTATCAACCAAATTCGCATGAAAATTGGTGTGATGTTTGGTAGCCCTGAGACCACGACTGGTGGTAACGCGCTTAAGTTTTACGCCTCAGTGCGTATGGACATTCGCCGCATCGGTGCGGTCAAAAATGGTGATGAAATCATCGGTAACCAAACCCGTGTCAAAGTCATCAAAAACAAAATGGCACCGCCTTTCCGCCAAGCAGAGTTTGAAATTACTTATGGTGAAGGTACCAACCACTTAGCCGAAGTGATTGACTTGGGTGTTGAAATTGGTGCGGTTGGTAAAGCAGGCTCTTGGTATAGCTATGGCGACGAAAAAATCGGTCAAGGTAAAGCCAATTCTGTGCTGTTCTTAAAAGAAAACCCTGCGATTGCGCAAGAAATCGAAGCTAAAATCCGTGAAGAAAAGCTTGGATCAAAGAAAGAGACCAAAGCCGAAGATAAAGCCAATGAAGCGTTGGTCTCTGACCCTGTACAATAA
- a CDS encoding regulatory protein RecX, translating into MNIKTLAEILAESDADSASSLTIKSKKPSKSSKHSESSKFSQHSYQGNPKKTTKTRKHSTYSREDHSLSDDAEFSVESVEAHSSTNKNPAKNKKRKKRFHPAANFSPEPSDVPAYQQPKAQSIKEMLAEVKQNIHSEPDDSAATDNEFNKESQYITDAAITNTSAHSTADNLPAALKAYLRTPEQRQADIDAIKAESRLRWLAFYYLSRREYGKAELKQKLLDKEQDPDKIDALLDEFEEKGYQSDYRTTLMLIRENIRKGRGRGRIKQEFYRKKIAMPGNIDELIDMANAESEEFSEFIDDSAENLVEGIDWLKLAVSARTKKYGDDIPTEQKDKARQLRFLQYRGFNTDICFEALNYTLETLDERF; encoded by the coding sequence ATGAACATTAAAACCTTAGCTGAAATACTCGCTGAATCCGATGCCGATTCAGCGAGTAGTCTTACTATCAAATCAAAAAAACCGTCCAAATCTTCCAAACACTCTGAATCCTCCAAATTTTCTCAGCATTCCTATCAAGGCAATCCTAAAAAAACAACTAAGACGCGCAAGCATTCAACCTACTCTCGTGAAGACCATTCATTATCTGACGATGCTGAATTTTCAGTAGAATCCGTTGAGGCTCACTCTTCTACCAATAAAAATCCTGCTAAAAATAAGAAACGTAAAAAGCGTTTTCACCCAGCGGCTAACTTTAGCCCTGAGCCTAGTGACGTGCCTGCTTATCAGCAACCAAAAGCGCAAAGTATCAAAGAGATGCTGGCTGAAGTTAAACAAAATATTCATAGTGAACCAGACGATAGCGCGGCTACTGATAATGAATTTAACAAAGAATCACAGTATATAACCGATGCTGCCATTACCAATACTTCTGCGCATAGCACAGCCGATAACCTACCCGCGGCGCTTAAAGCGTATTTGCGTACCCCTGAACAACGCCAAGCGGATATTGATGCCATTAAAGCCGAAAGCCGCTTACGTTGGTTGGCATTTTATTATTTATCGCGCCGTGAATACGGCAAGGCTGAGCTCAAGCAAAAACTGCTTGATAAAGAGCAAGACCCAGACAAAATCGATGCCCTGCTCGATGAGTTTGAAGAAAAAGGTTATCAAAGTGATTATCGTACTACCCTGATGCTTATTCGGGAAAACATCCGCAAAGGGCGCGGACGTGGGCGTATTAAGCAGGAGTTTTATCGTAAAAAAATTGCTATGCCAGGTAATATCGACGAGCTTATCGATATGGCGAATGCCGAATCGGAAGAATTTAGCGAGTTTATAGACGACAGCGCCGAGAATTTAGTTGAAGGCATTGACTGGCTAAAACTGGCAGTCAGTGCACGTACCAAAAAATACGGCGATGACATACCGACTGAACAAAAAGACAAAGCCCGTCAGCTACGTTTTTTACAATATCGCGGCTTTAATACCGATATCTGCTTTGAGGCGCTAAATTACACCTTGGAGACATTGGATGAGCGTTTTTAG